The window GCGACATGAACAATTACTGGAGCAACAAGGGATTTATTCCAGTCTCTGGCGGGTACAGTCAGGTATAAAATAAAGGCTGAGGGAGAAACAATTCATCCTCCATCCGTCAAAAGGAGTTCTAGCCTCTCACCCAGCTATCAGTCTTCAGTCTAAAGTTCAACAAGTATTCAACACTTATATTTCAGTACTTCTGATGATCATGTTTGGTGCACGTGAGCCGGAGAGGGCAGAAGATCAGTGGAAACACCAGCTCACTCGGTTCGCTAAAGAGAATCAGCGAGAACTAGCCGCATTAGCTTGGGGGTTGTTTCTCGAACGTGGAGAAAGCGAAGATACTCTGGGGATTGACCTTAAACCCACCCCCCATTTCGTCTATTGTCCCAAAAAGGCGCTCGAAGAACTCAATGAAAGAGTAGAGAACCACATTCAGGAAATATTAGGAATTGTCGATGCTCATAAGCCGGAGCAAGAGGTTCTCATTATCGGGATTGGCAATGACCAAATCAAGCTCATTCAGTTTCAACCGGAACCTGCACCGCCTGCTTGTTTTGAGCAAGTGGGTCAGGATGTTGATACATTACTAGGGCAACTAGAGCAACGTTTAGGTCAGAGGTTGAAGTCCTAAGTATATTTACTGACATCCTGCACCATCACAGATGTATTAGAGGAGAACCTCAACGAATTGAAGCTCCAGCCCAA of the Allocoleopsis franciscana PCC 7113 genome contains:
- the ccmS gene encoding beta-carboxysome assembly chaperone CcmS produces the protein MIMFGAREPERAEDQWKHQLTRFAKENQRELAALAWGLFLERGESEDTLGIDLKPTPHFVYCPKKALEELNERVENHIQEILGIVDAHKPEQEVLIIGIGNDQIKLIQFQPEPAPPACFEQVGQDVDTLLGQLEQRLGQRLKS